Proteins encoded within one genomic window of Paenarthrobacter sp. JL.01a:
- a CDS encoding SDR family oxidoreductase, protein MGTLENKTAIVTGSSRGIGAEVAKILAGEGAAVVVNYRQKAPRANKVVAEIQAAGGHAAAVGADLTTDEGVHALASTAMEQFGSLDVLVLNASGGMETGMEEGYALKLNRDAQINMLNAAVPLMPEGSRVVFVTSHQAHFVETVPTMPEYEPVAKSKRAGEDALRALLPSLAEKGISLVVVSGDMIEGTVTATLLDRSNPGAIEARRAEAGKLYSVEEFAAEVAKMVTADVESGHTEYVGGSDYFSKSAE, encoded by the coding sequence ATGGGAACGCTGGAAAACAAGACCGCGATCGTCACTGGGTCTTCCCGCGGAATCGGCGCTGAAGTTGCCAAGATCCTCGCTGGCGAGGGTGCCGCCGTCGTCGTCAATTACCGCCAGAAGGCGCCCCGCGCCAACAAGGTTGTAGCTGAAATCCAGGCTGCCGGCGGCCACGCAGCAGCCGTAGGAGCCGACCTCACCACTGACGAGGGCGTACACGCCTTGGCCAGCACGGCCATGGAGCAGTTCGGCTCCCTTGATGTTCTGGTGCTCAATGCCTCCGGTGGCATGGAAACCGGCATGGAGGAGGGCTACGCCCTCAAGCTGAACCGCGATGCGCAGATCAACATGCTCAACGCCGCCGTGCCGTTGATGCCCGAAGGTTCGCGCGTGGTCTTCGTGACCAGCCACCAGGCACACTTCGTGGAGACTGTCCCCACGATGCCTGAGTACGAGCCCGTAGCCAAGAGCAAGCGCGCGGGAGAGGACGCTCTGCGCGCACTGTTGCCCAGCCTGGCGGAAAAGGGCATCTCGCTGGTGGTCGTTTCCGGCGACATGATCGAAGGCACCGTGACGGCGACGCTTCTTGACCGGTCGAACCCGGGCGCCATTGAGGCCCGCCGGGCCGAAGCGGGCAAGCTGTACTCGGTGGAAGAATTCGCCGCCGAGGTCGCCAAAATGGTGACCGCTGACGTTGAGTCGGGCCACACCGAGTATGTCGGCGGCTCGGATTACTTCAGCAAGAGCGCTGAATAG
- a CDS encoding SURF1 family protein yields the protein MYRFLFSSKWLGYFVLAVIFATACVFLGRWQMDRRAETLAEINRVVSNYSATPVPYAEIKDQFDALDPEREWTQVQLRGTYDTEGQRVVRNRPLNGQPGYDVVVPFRLTTGQAVVIDRGWLPIGNNTPGRPDVVPAPPAGEVTVIARLKPAEPKLDRGAVEGQLASIDLASFATELPYPIATGAYGQLASEDPAVQPMPTPFPKPATEEGTHLSYSLQWFAFGVLMFIGFGYAARQQARNAAIDAEDEEDEQIMAASAVPRKRAPAPRRGKRPTSEEEEDAILDAQGY from the coding sequence ATGTATCGGTTCCTTTTCTCCAGCAAATGGCTGGGGTACTTCGTTCTGGCCGTGATCTTCGCTACTGCCTGCGTGTTCCTGGGCCGCTGGCAGATGGACCGCCGGGCTGAAACACTGGCCGAAATCAACCGGGTTGTCAGCAACTATTCGGCGACACCGGTCCCCTACGCCGAAATCAAGGACCAGTTCGACGCGCTGGATCCTGAACGGGAGTGGACCCAGGTCCAGCTGCGAGGCACCTACGACACCGAAGGGCAGCGGGTAGTCCGCAACCGTCCGTTAAATGGCCAGCCAGGTTACGACGTCGTCGTGCCCTTCCGCCTTACTACCGGCCAGGCCGTGGTGATCGACCGCGGTTGGCTGCCGATCGGCAACAACACACCTGGCCGTCCCGACGTCGTCCCCGCGCCGCCCGCAGGCGAGGTCACCGTTATCGCGCGCTTGAAGCCGGCGGAGCCAAAGCTGGACCGTGGAGCGGTGGAGGGCCAGCTCGCGTCCATCGACCTGGCAAGCTTTGCCACGGAACTGCCCTACCCCATCGCCACCGGTGCTTATGGGCAGCTTGCCAGCGAAGACCCTGCCGTGCAGCCCATGCCCACGCCCTTTCCGAAGCCCGCCACCGAAGAGGGCACCCATCTCTCGTACTCCCTGCAGTGGTTCGCGTTCGGGGTTCTGATGTTTATCGGTTTCGGCTACGCCGCACGCCAGCAGGCTCGCAACGCAGCCATCGATGCCGAGGACGAGGAAGACGAGCAGATCATGGCTGCCAGCGCCGTCCCGCGCAAACGTGCTCCGGCACCCCGGAGGGGCAAACGGCCAACGTCCGAAGAAGAGGAAGACGCCATCCTGGATGCCCAAGGCTATTGA
- a CDS encoding DUF3099 domain-containing protein has protein sequence MERDDSVVTRENSPLQWVPGEPDAVSGDPEVHSITDAAAAHSEDMRERMIKYAVAMGIRMVCIILIFVVDGWFKIIAIAGAVFLPWFAVVIANGNDKAEAPSDSLLDYVAVPEIERSDEPADDPDDGAPTVLQGELVDDTPVGGEAEPKMENHAGEAGHPGDERAAS, from the coding sequence TTGGAGCGTGATGATTCAGTTGTGACACGAGAGAACAGTCCCCTGCAGTGGGTGCCCGGGGAACCGGACGCTGTTTCCGGCGACCCCGAGGTCCACAGCATCACCGACGCCGCTGCTGCCCACTCCGAGGACATGCGCGAACGGATGATCAAGTACGCCGTCGCCATGGGCATCCGCATGGTGTGCATCATCCTGATTTTCGTCGTGGACGGCTGGTTCAAAATCATTGCCATCGCAGGCGCTGTCTTCCTCCCATGGTTCGCCGTGGTCATTGCCAACGGCAACGACAAAGCCGAGGCCCCCAGCGATTCCCTCCTCGACTACGTTGCGGTTCCTGAAATTGAACGTTCGGATGAGCCCGCGGATGACCCGGATGATGGGGCGCCCACAGTGCTTCAGGGCGAGCTGGTTGATGACACGCCAGTTGGCGGTGAGGCGGAACCAAAGATGGAAAACCATGCAGGAGAGGCCGGACACCCCGGCGACGAACGGGCGGCTTCATGA
- the fabG gene encoding 3-oxoacyl-ACP reductase FabG, with translation MSEAVSTGRSVLITGGNRGIGLAIAESFLANGDKVAVTYRSETELPEGILGVKADVTDEASIDAAFKIVEEAHGPVEVLVANAGITKDTLLLRMSEDDFTSVLDTNLTGAFRVIKRASKGMIRLRKGRVVLISSVSGLYGAPGQINYSASKAGMVGIARSLTRELGSRGITANVVAPGFINTDMTAELPEETQKSYLASVPAGRFAEASEVADVVRWVASEEAAYISGAVIPVDGGLGMGH, from the coding sequence ATGTCTGAAGCAGTATCCACCGGTCGTAGCGTCCTGATTACCGGCGGCAACCGTGGCATTGGCCTGGCCATTGCCGAATCCTTCCTCGCCAACGGTGACAAGGTGGCAGTTACCTACCGGAGTGAAACAGAGCTGCCTGAAGGAATCCTGGGGGTCAAGGCAGACGTTACGGATGAGGCTTCGATTGACGCAGCGTTCAAGATCGTTGAAGAGGCGCACGGCCCGGTCGAAGTCCTCGTGGCAAACGCAGGCATCACCAAGGACACGCTGCTTTTGAGGATGAGCGAGGACGATTTCACCTCGGTGCTGGACACCAACCTGACCGGGGCTTTCCGCGTGATCAAGCGCGCTTCCAAGGGAATGATCAGGCTCCGCAAGGGTCGCGTGGTCCTGATCTCCTCGGTCTCCGGCCTTTATGGTGCACCGGGCCAGATCAACTACTCCGCCTCCAAGGCCGGCATGGTGGGCATCGCACGGTCATTGACGCGCGAGCTCGGGAGCCGTGGCATCACAGCCAACGTGGTGGCTCCCGGCTTCATCAACACGGACATGACAGCCGAACTGCCGGAAGAGACCCAGAAGTCCTACCTCGCCAGCGTTCCCGCGGGGCGCTTCGCAGAGGCGTCAGAAGTAGCCGACGTGGTGCGCTGGGTTGCCAGTGAAGAAGCCGCCTACATCTCCGGTGCCGTCATTCCCGTCGACGGCGGCCTCGGAATGGGCCACTGA
- a CDS encoding ATP-binding cassette domain-containing protein, whose translation MDLLLHADGIHASYDQRRILKGVDLSLHRGEILGLIGTNGAGKSTLMDVLSGSLRHDSGLVTLAGEKFGPDSRDEAQACGVGIIPQNFRLDPQLTVAKAIYRGTFQADKSQDDLRGPALKLINDVAIALDPDALVGSLIRAEQALVEVLRMVAEEAQLVIMDEVAASLPDHDVATLHQVLRMLVNQGRAIIYITHRLDEVRSIAHRIAVLREGKVHTVLEASRTNPEELAFLLLEQKPAGSSRPTELAVSDEALRVADLSVGDSVRNISFSVAKGEIFGLLGTHQSGVHQILESLVGVRPATSGQLFLHGQPVSIQGPEDALRLRIGYLSEDAGAVDEEASIAEGLRVQTGDEDLKDEISGLRGVIDLVRRMRINTTNIHGTLTTLSGGDRQKVSLAKWMTSGCDVLIMSHPSRGIDIGAKDVVYQMLDELRQTGVAIILMSSDLTELVSWCHRIGVVRDGELVTIEANSNTNEDVLVYHMLGSAAVSGNSAARRVKS comes from the coding sequence TTGGACCTGCTGTTGCATGCTGATGGTATTCACGCTTCCTACGATCAGCGACGCATCCTCAAAGGCGTTGATCTCTCGCTGCATCGCGGCGAAATACTTGGGCTGATCGGTACCAATGGGGCCGGAAAATCCACGTTGATGGACGTCTTGTCCGGGTCCCTGCGTCACGACTCCGGGCTGGTCACTTTGGCTGGAGAGAAATTCGGGCCCGATTCCAGGGATGAAGCCCAAGCATGTGGGGTGGGTATCATTCCGCAGAACTTCCGGCTCGATCCGCAGCTGACGGTTGCCAAGGCCATCTACAGGGGAACGTTTCAGGCCGACAAATCCCAGGATGATCTTCGGGGGCCGGCATTGAAGCTAATTAACGACGTGGCGATCGCCCTGGACCCGGATGCCCTGGTCGGCTCGCTCATCCGCGCGGAGCAAGCACTGGTGGAAGTCTTGAGGATGGTGGCCGAGGAAGCCCAACTGGTCATCATGGACGAGGTGGCAGCGTCCCTTCCCGATCATGACGTCGCCACCTTGCACCAGGTACTGAGGATGCTGGTCAACCAGGGACGGGCGATCATCTACATCACCCACCGCCTCGATGAAGTCCGGTCTATCGCGCACCGGATTGCCGTGCTGCGGGAAGGCAAGGTCCATACCGTCCTCGAAGCCAGCAGGACCAATCCCGAAGAGCTGGCCTTCCTGCTGCTTGAACAGAAGCCTGCAGGCAGCAGCCGCCCTACGGAGCTTGCCGTCAGCGACGAGGCCCTGCGGGTGGCAGACCTCAGTGTTGGGGACTCTGTCCGGAACATCTCATTCAGCGTTGCCAAGGGCGAAATCTTCGGGCTGCTCGGTACTCATCAATCGGGCGTCCACCAGATACTGGAATCCCTCGTCGGTGTCAGGCCGGCTACGTCAGGGCAGCTGTTCCTGCACGGGCAGCCTGTGAGCATCCAAGGGCCGGAGGATGCGCTGCGGCTAAGGATCGGCTACCTTTCCGAGGACGCCGGTGCCGTTGACGAAGAAGCCAGCATTGCCGAGGGCTTGCGCGTGCAGACCGGGGACGAAGACCTGAAAGACGAGATCTCGGGACTCCGGGGCGTTATTGACCTGGTGCGACGCATGCGGATCAACACAACTAATATCCATGGCACACTCACCACTTTGTCCGGGGGAGACCGCCAGAAGGTCTCGCTCGCCAAATGGATGACCTCCGGCTGTGACGTGCTGATCATGTCCCACCCCAGCCGCGGCATCGACATTGGGGCGAAAGACGTCGTCTACCAGATGCTTGACGAGCTGAGGCAGACCGGCGTCGCAATCATTCTGATGTCCTCCGACCTCACGGAACTGGTCAGCTGGTGCCATCGGATCGGAGTAGTCCGCGATGGTGAACTTGTGACCATCGAAGCCAATTCCAACACCAACGAAGACGTTTTGGTCTATCACATGTTGGGAAGCGCGGCCGTCTCGGGGAACAGTGCCGCACGAAGGGTGAAGAGCTGA